Proteins from one Flavobacterium sp. N2038 genomic window:
- the clpB gene encoding ATP-dependent chaperone ClpB: MNINKFTIKSQEAIQLSQQLAQRNGQQQIENEHIFKAIFEVDENVAPFILKKLNVNVPLFLQILDSTIQSFPKVSGGDILLSRDANKALNEAEIIAQKMNDEYVSIEHLILAIFESKSKVSQILKDQGVTGKGLKAAIEELRKGERVTSASAEETYNSLNKYAKNLNELARTGKLDPVIGRDEEIRRVLQILTRRTKNNPMLIGEPGVGKTAIAEGLAHRIVDGDVPENLKDKIVFSLDMGALIAGAKFKGEFEERLKSVVKEVTSAEGDIVLFIDEIHTLVGAGGGEGAMDAANILKPALARGELRAIGATTLDEYQKYFEKDKALERRFQKVLIDEPDTESAISILRGIKEKYEAHHKVQIKDEAIIAAVELSQRYITNRFLPDKAIDLMDEAASKLRMEINSKPEELDVLDRKIMQLEIEIEAIKREKEESKLKILRMDLANLKEERNEIYARWKSEKDIVDGIQAVKLEIEDFKYEAERAEREGDYGKVAEIRYGKIKEAQERQDKLQKQLQEFQSGNSLIKEEVTREDIAEVIAKWTGIPVMKMLQTEREKLLHLEDELHRRVVGQEEAIEAVSDAVRRSRAGLQDMKKPVGTFLFLGTTGVGKTELAKALAEYLFDDENAMTRIDMSEYQERHSVSRLVGAPPGYVGYDEGGQLTEAVRRKPYSVILLDEIEKAHPDTFNILLQVLDEGRLTDNKGRLADFKNTIIIMTSNMGSQIIQEKFENLKGGVEAATEAAKTEVLGLLKQTVRPEFINRIDEIVMFTPLTVDNISRIVSLQLKSVSKMLALQGITMDATPEAIAYLSDKGYDPQFGARPVKRVVQREVLNQLSKEILAGNISTDSIILIDAFDGNLVFRNQTHTVE; this comes from the coding sequence ATGAATATAAATAAATTTACAATTAAATCGCAGGAAGCCATTCAGTTGTCGCAACAATTAGCACAACGAAATGGCCAGCAGCAAATTGAAAATGAACACATTTTCAAAGCAATTTTTGAAGTTGATGAAAACGTGGCGCCGTTTATTTTAAAAAAATTAAATGTAAACGTGCCTTTGTTTTTACAAATTTTAGATAGTACAATTCAGAGTTTTCCAAAAGTTTCAGGAGGTGATATTTTACTTTCCAGAGATGCTAATAAAGCTTTGAACGAAGCTGAAATTATCGCACAAAAAATGAACGACGAATACGTTTCGATCGAGCATTTAATTTTAGCCATTTTTGAATCAAAAAGTAAAGTTTCTCAAATCTTAAAAGATCAGGGAGTAACTGGAAAAGGCTTAAAAGCAGCAATTGAGGAATTAAGAAAAGGCGAAAGAGTAACATCTGCTTCAGCTGAAGAAACCTATAATTCGCTTAATAAATATGCTAAAAACTTAAACGAATTAGCACGCACTGGAAAATTAGATCCGGTTATTGGCCGTGATGAAGAAATCCGTCGTGTATTGCAAATTTTAACGCGTAGAACCAAAAATAACCCAATGCTTATTGGTGAGCCGGGAGTTGGTAAAACAGCTATCGCAGAAGGTTTGGCACATAGAATCGTTGACGGTGATGTTCCGGAGAACTTAAAAGATAAGATCGTTTTCTCACTTGACATGGGAGCTTTGATTGCCGGAGCGAAATTTAAAGGGGAATTTGAAGAACGTTTAAAATCAGTTGTAAAAGAAGTTACTTCTGCAGAAGGTGATATAGTTTTGTTTATTGATGAAATTCATACGCTAGTTGGTGCAGGTGGGGGTGAAGGTGCTATGGATGCAGCTAATATCCTAAAACCGGCTTTGGCACGTGGGGAGTTAAGAGCTATTGGAGCAACAACTTTAGACGAATATCAAAAATATTTTGAAAAAGATAAAGCCCTTGAAAGACGTTTTCAAAAGGTTTTAATTGATGAACCGGATACCGAAAGTGCAATTTCGATTTTGCGTGGAATCAAAGAAAAATATGAAGCACACCATAAAGTTCAGATCAAAGATGAGGCAATTATTGCTGCGGTAGAACTTTCGCAACGTTATATTACGAATCGTTTCTTACCAGATAAAGCAATCGACTTAATGGATGAGGCAGCTTCTAAATTGCGTATGGAAATCAATTCAAAACCCGAAGAATTAGATGTTTTGGATCGTAAAATCATGCAGCTTGAAATTGAGATCGAAGCCATTAAGCGTGAAAAAGAAGAAAGTAAGCTGAAAATTTTGCGCATGGATTTGGCAAATCTGAAAGAAGAACGAAATGAAATCTATGCCAGATGGAAATCTGAAAAAGACATTGTTGACGGGATTCAGGCTGTAAAATTAGAAATTGAAGACTTTAAATATGAAGCTGAACGTGCAGAGCGTGAAGGTGATTACGGAAAAGTAGCCGAAATTCGTTACGGAAAAATAAAAGAAGCGCAGGAACGTCAGGACAAATTGCAAAAACAATTGCAGGAGTTTCAATCTGGAAATTCTTTGATAAAAGAAGAAGTGACCAGAGAAGATATTGCAGAAGTAATTGCTAAATGGACCGGAATTCCTGTAATGAAAATGCTTCAGACTGAAAGAGAGAAACTGTTGCATCTTGAAGATGAATTACACAGGCGTGTAGTGGGGCAGGAAGAAGCAATAGAAGCGGTAAGTGATGCCGTTAGAAGAAGTCGTGCCGGTTTGCAGGATATGAAAAAACCAGTTGGAACATTTTTATTTTTAGGAACAACAGGAGTTGGTAAAACAGAGCTTGCAAAAGCATTGGCCGAATACCTTTTTGATGATGAAAATGCCATGACACGTATCGATATGAGTGAATATCAGGAACGCCACAGTGTGAGCCGTTTAGTTGGTGCGCCTCCAGGATATGTAGGTTACGATGAGGGTGGACAATTGACAGAAGCCGTTCGTAGAAAACCATATTCTGTAATTTTATTAGACGAGATCGAAAAAGCGCATCCGGACACGTTCAATATTTTATTGCAGGTTCTTGATGAAGGTCGATTGACAGATAACAAAGGTCGTCTAGCCGATTTCAAAAACACAATTATCATCATGACTTCTAACATGGGAAGTCAGATTATACAAGAGAAGTTTGAAAATCTAAAAGGTGGCGTTGAAGCAGCTACAGAGGCAGCTAAAACAGAAGTTTTAGGATTATTGAAACAAACTGTTCGTCCGGAGTTTATTAATCGTATCGATGAAATTGTAATGTTTACACCACTTACAGTGGATAATATTTCAAGAATTGTGAGTCTGCAATTAAAGAGTGTTTCAAAAATGCTGGCTTTACAAGGTATCACAATGGATGCAACACCAGAAGCGATTGCTTATTTATCAGACAAAGGATATGATCCTCAATTTGGAGCCAGACCAGTAAAACGTGTGGTACAGCGAGAGGTTCTAAACCAACTGTCAAAAGAAATTCTGGCAGGAAATATTAGTACTGACAGTATTATTTTAATAGATGCTTTTGATGGAAATCTGGTATTTAGAAACCAGACACATACAGTAGAATAA
- the ytxJ gene encoding bacillithiol system redox-active protein YtxJ, whose amino-acid sequence MSFLNSIFGSSENTETPKSNVNWTELTDIVQLMEIEAISNEKPVVIFKHSTRCSISRMALKQFEREYDLENVVDPYFLDLIAHRDVSNEIASRFDVYHESPQLILIKNGKAIYNVSHSDIDAEALKSKI is encoded by the coding sequence ATGAGTTTTTTAAATTCAATCTTTGGAAGTTCTGAAAATACAGAAACTCCAAAAAGCAATGTAAACTGGACAGAATTAACCGATATTGTTCAATTAATGGAAATCGAAGCCATCTCTAATGAAAAACCGGTTGTAATTTTTAAACATAGTACAAGATGCAGCATCAGCCGTATGGCGCTAAAACAATTTGAACGAGAGTACGATCTTGAAAATGTAGTTGATCCATACTTTTTAGATTTAATTGCCCATCGTGATGTTTCTAACGAAATCGCAAGCAGATTTGATGTGTACCACGAATCTCCACAATTGATCTTAATCAAAAACGGGAAAGCAATTTACAATGTTTCGCACAGCGATATTGATGCTGAAGCATTGAAAAGCAAGATCTAA
- a CDS encoding DUF2157 domain-containing protein, giving the protein MNKFDDQATKSLFEKNLITENQYQEITSYRNLNIFSLNAELKLFLYLSVLLFTSGIGILIYENIDTIGHIAILSLLLIVIVVCFYYCFKNAKGFQKAETVFENPVLEYLVLAANILTCIFIGYLQFQYKPFGTHYGLATLVPTLVSFFCAYYFDNKSVLTIAVTGLAAYVGLSVSPQDLLNNNDFYSSQTLSYSAVMLSVLLVLWTIYSNRIMLKTHFSLIFLTFALHIVSIAAISNLTSYDTLIWMLFALVLAGSTFYFYKASYEFKAISLYVFMIIYAYIGFNIFLFRVFENVDFSDIWELFIFLLPAYFIGSIVVFIKLIKKFNKEVA; this is encoded by the coding sequence ATGAATAAATTTGATGATCAGGCCACTAAGTCACTATTTGAGAAAAATTTAATCACAGAGAATCAATATCAGGAAATTACTTCTTATCGTAATTTGAATATTTTTTCGTTAAATGCAGAGTTAAAGCTATTTCTGTATTTGTCTGTTTTGTTGTTTACATCAGGAATAGGGATCTTGATTTATGAAAACATTGATACTATCGGTCATATCGCTATTCTTTCGTTACTTTTGATTGTTATTGTAGTTTGTTTTTATTACTGTTTTAAAAACGCTAAAGGATTTCAGAAAGCAGAAACAGTTTTTGAGAATCCAGTTTTAGAATATCTGGTTTTGGCAGCAAATATTTTAACCTGTATTTTTATCGGATATCTGCAATTTCAGTACAAACCTTTTGGAACACATTACGGGCTGGCAACTCTGGTTCCTACCTTAGTCAGTTTCTTTTGTGCCTATTATTTCGATAACAAAAGTGTTTTAACTATTGCAGTTACTGGTTTGGCGGCTTATGTCGGGCTTTCAGTATCACCTCAGGATTTGTTAAATAATAATGATTTTTATTCAAGTCAGACTTTGAGTTATTCTGCTGTGATGTTAAGTGTTCTATTAGTTTTATGGACCATATACAGCAATCGAATTATGCTAAAAACACATTTTAGTTTAATCTTTCTAACTTTTGCATTACATATCGTTAGTATTGCGGCTATTAGCAATTTAACCAGTTATGATACTTTAATCTGGATGTTATTTGCCCTTGTTTTAGCAGGTTCTACCTTTTATTTCTATAAAGCAAGTTACGAGTTTAAGGCTATTTCGTTGTATGTTTTTATGATTATCTATGCCTATATAGGGTTTAATATTTTCCTGTTCAGAGTTTTTGAAAATGTCGATTTCTCTGATATATGGGAATTGTTTATTTTTCTGTTGCCGGCCTATTTTATTGGCTCAATAGTAGTATTTATTAAACTTATTAAAAAATTCAATAAAGAAGTTGCCTAA
- a CDS encoding T9SS type A sorting domain-containing protein has translation MKKKLFALLTFLSLSVSAQNYVMSTPEGYGAAATGGGTTTPVTVSTYADLTAKLKLTIPQVILVSGTIPCTYTSLLITNKTIIGLPGARLINTDQTASGSGILNLKPGSDNIIIRNLIFEGPGAYDVDGHDNLTSEATNLWVDHCEFQDGMDGNFDNKGAADNVTISWTKFTYLKTPKAGGSGGADDHRFSDLVGSSKTDAPSDGHYSITFKNCYWAEGCKERMPRARNAELHILNCYYNTSVSGSLAIGLGGGNNNTSCYVEGTDFAKIGTAFKNYVSTDGGTIGITFADCLNSPANSGTTITKPSYNYSVLPIANVAGYISNASCGAGATLQVNAQGAVSTSCNNLGLNDNVNNLDLKYYPSVINRLLNIDFSSSDNGLAEVDLFSSNGSKVYSHSKNVSPDEKLELNVGNLTKGIYICKVQIKNRSKTFKLVKN, from the coding sequence ATGAAAAAGAAACTATTCGCCTTACTTACTTTTCTAAGCCTGTCGGTATCTGCGCAAAATTATGTGATGTCAACTCCCGAAGGTTATGGAGCGGCAGCAACAGGAGGTGGAACCACAACGCCTGTTACAGTTTCAACATATGCAGATTTGACTGCTAAACTAAAACTAACTATACCTCAGGTAATTTTAGTTTCAGGAACAATTCCATGTACTTATACCAGTTTATTGATTACAAACAAAACCATTATCGGACTTCCTGGAGCCCGATTAATCAATACTGATCAAACTGCCTCTGGATCTGGAATTTTAAATTTAAAGCCTGGTTCTGATAATATCATTATCCGGAATCTTATTTTTGAAGGCCCTGGAGCATATGACGTTGACGGTCATGATAATCTTACTTCTGAAGCAACAAATCTCTGGGTAGATCATTGTGAGTTTCAAGATGGAATGGACGGTAATTTTGATAATAAAGGCGCGGCAGACAATGTAACCATTTCATGGACAAAGTTTACTTATTTAAAAACTCCAAAAGCCGGAGGCTCTGGTGGTGCCGATGATCATCGTTTTTCTGATTTAGTAGGTTCTTCCAAAACAGACGCTCCTTCTGATGGGCATTACAGCATAACTTTTAAGAATTGTTATTGGGCAGAAGGCTGTAAAGAAAGAATGCCACGCGCAAGAAACGCAGAACTTCATATTTTAAACTGCTATTATAACACTTCTGTTTCAGGTTCACTTGCAATAGGTTTAGGCGGAGGGAACAATAACACCTCTTGTTATGTTGAAGGAACCGATTTTGCAAAAATTGGAACTGCTTTTAAAAATTATGTAAGCACGGATGGAGGAACAATAGGAATTACTTTTGCAGATTGTCTGAATTCGCCAGCCAATTCCGGAACTACAATAACAAAGCCTTCATATAACTACAGTGTCCTACCAATTGCTAATGTTGCGGGATATATTTCGAACGCTTCTTGCGGTGCAGGAGCAACTCTTCAAGTTAATGCTCAAGGCGCTGTATCTACGAGCTGTAATAATTTAGGGTTAAATGATAATGTAAACAATCTGGATTTAAAATATTACCCATCAGTAATCAATCGTCTTTTGAATATTGATTTTTCAAGTTCAGACAATGGTTTGGCAGAAGTAGATTTATTTTCTTCAAATGGATCAAAAGTATATTCGCATTCCAAAAATGTTTCTCCTGATGAAAAATTAGAATTGAATGTTGGAAATCTGACCAAAGGCATTTATATCTGTAAAGTTCAAATCAAAAACCGAAGCAAAACTTTTAAACTGGTAAAAAACTAA
- the argH gene encoding argininosuccinate lyase: MKLWEKGIPTDKQIEQFTVGNDRELDLVLAKYDALGSIAHAKMLGQIGLLTQEETTSLVDALNEIIADIVVGNFEIEDSFEDVHSKIEYLLTVKLGDAGKKIHTARSRNDQVLVDVHLYLKDELKAIKEQVKTLFDLLMESAEKHQNVLLPGYTHLQIAMPSSFGMWFSAYAESLIDDVTMLNAASKIVDQNPLGSAAGYGSSFPINRTFTTQELGFETLKYNAVAAQMSRGKAEKTVAFAMTSVAGTLSKFAMDVCLYMSQNFDFIGLPAHLTTGSSIMPHKKNPDVFELIRGKCNKIQALPYEITLITNNLPSGYHRDLQLLKEGLFPAIQTLKACLDIAIFSIKDITVKDHILEDKKYDYLFTVDTLNEMVVAGMPFRDAYKAVAEQLEAGTYKSPKETKHTHEGSINNLCLDAIKDKMKAAF; the protein is encoded by the coding sequence ATGAAACTTTGGGAAAAAGGAATACCAACAGATAAACAAATCGAACAATTCACGGTAGGAAACGATCGTGAACTGGATTTAGTTTTAGCAAAATACGATGCTTTAGGTTCAATTGCACACGCCAAAATGTTGGGACAGATTGGTTTATTAACTCAGGAAGAAACAACTTCTTTGGTTGATGCATTAAACGAAATTATTGCAGATATCGTCGTTGGAAATTTCGAAATCGAAGACAGTTTCGAAGATGTACATTCTAAAATCGAATATCTTCTAACAGTAAAACTAGGCGATGCGGGAAAGAAAATCCACACCGCGCGTTCTCGTAACGATCAGGTTTTGGTAGATGTTCATTTGTATTTAAAAGACGAATTAAAAGCCATAAAAGAACAAGTAAAAACATTGTTTGATTTGTTGATGGAATCGGCAGAAAAACATCAAAATGTATTATTGCCAGGTTATACGCATTTACAAATCGCAATGCCATCGTCATTCGGAATGTGGTTTTCAGCTTACGCCGAAAGCTTAATTGACGATGTAACAATGTTGAACGCAGCTTCTAAAATTGTAGACCAGAATCCGTTAGGATCTGCTGCAGGTTACGGAAGTTCATTCCCAATCAACAGAACATTTACAACACAGGAATTAGGTTTTGAAACCTTAAAATACAATGCTGTAGCAGCACAAATGAGCCGTGGAAAAGCAGAAAAAACAGTTGCTTTTGCCATGACAAGTGTTGCAGGAACATTGTCAAAATTTGCCATGGACGTTTGTTTGTATATGAGCCAGAATTTTGATTTTATTGGTCTTCCGGCACATCTTACAACAGGGTCAAGCATTATGCCTCACAAGAAAAACCCGGATGTTTTCGAATTGATCAGAGGGAAATGCAATAAGATTCAGGCGCTTCCATACGAAATCACTTTAATTACAAATAATCTTCCAAGTGGTTATCACAGAGATTTACAGCTTTTAAAAGAAGGTTTGTTTCCTGCAATTCAAACTTTAAAAGCTTGTTTAGATATTGCAATTTTTTCAATAAAAGACATAACGGTAAAAGATCATATTCTAGAAGATAAAAAATACGATTACTTGTTTACAGTTGATACTTTAAATGAAATGGTTGTAGCAGGAATGCCATTTAGAGACGCTTACAAAGCTGTTGCAGAACAATTGGAAGCAGGAACATACAAATCTCCAAAAGAAACCAAACACACGCACGAAGGCAGTATTAATAATTTATGTCTTGATGCAATTAAAGATAAAATGAAAGCTGCTTTTTAA
- a CDS encoding M20 family metallo-hydrolase, whose translation MKNIDTLTQEAISLLKSLIETPSFSSEEDQTALLIENWFNQNEIPFKRENNNVWAFNKYFDENKPTLLLNSHHDTVRPNQAYTNDPFKAIEKDGKLFGLGSNDAGGCLVSLLATFVHFYENQNLSHNIVIVASAEEESSGKNGLNSVLKSLPELDCAIVGEPTLMQLAVAEKGLLVLDVKVKGTASHAAHQNDDNALYKSIPVMEWFKNYKFDKISDVLGPVKMTVTQINAGKQHNVVPSECDLVVDIRVTDRYANSEILEVVKANVNAEVTPRSMHLNASSIPVSHGLVQAGIALGRTTYGSPTLSDQSVLSCQSLKLGPGETLRSHSADEFIFVNEIEEGVDLYIKILTDFFKL comes from the coding sequence ATGAAAAATATAGATACGCTTACCCAGGAAGCAATTAGTTTATTAAAAAGCCTTATCGAAACCCCTTCATTTTCAAGTGAGGAAGATCAGACGGCTCTTTTAATCGAAAATTGGTTCAATCAGAATGAAATTCCTTTCAAGAGAGAAAACAATAATGTGTGGGCTTTCAACAAATATTTCGACGAAAACAAACCAACACTTTTACTAAACTCGCATCATGATACTGTACGACCAAATCAGGCGTACACCAATGACCCGTTTAAAGCAATCGAAAAAGACGGCAAATTATTTGGTTTAGGAAGTAATGACGCAGGAGGATGCTTAGTTTCATTATTAGCAACGTTTGTACATTTTTACGAAAATCAAAATCTTTCGCATAATATTGTAATTGTGGCTTCCGCCGAAGAAGAAAGCAGCGGAAAAAATGGTTTAAACAGTGTTTTAAAAAGCTTGCCAGAATTAGATTGCGCTATTGTCGGAGAACCGACTTTGATGCAATTAGCTGTTGCTGAAAAAGGGTTGTTAGTTCTTGACGTAAAAGTAAAAGGAACCGCAAGCCACGCCGCACATCAAAACGATGATAATGCATTATACAAATCAATTCCGGTAATGGAATGGTTTAAAAACTATAAATTCGACAAAATTTCAGATGTTTTAGGCCCTGTAAAAATGACCGTTACACAGATTAATGCAGGAAAACAGCATAATGTAGTGCCGTCAGAATGTGATTTGGTTGTTGATATTCGTGTAACAGATCGTTATGCAAATTCTGAAATTTTAGAAGTGGTAAAAGCAAATGTTAATGCCGAAGTAACGCCACGATCAATGCATTTAAACGCTTCCTCTATTCCGGTTTCACACGGTTTAGTTCAGGCAGGAATAGCTTTAGGAAGAACAACGTATGGTTCGCCAACACTTTCAGATCAATCGGTTTTAAGCTGTCAGTCTTTGAAATTAGGACCAGGAGAAACGTTGCGTTCGCATTCAGCAGACGAATTTATTTTTGTAAATGAAATTGAAGAAGGAGTCGACCTGTATATCAAAATACTAACCGATTTCTTTAAATTATAA
- the argB gene encoding acetylglutamate kinase: MNVSVIKIGGNIIDNPVELEQFLTDFSKIEGYKVLVHGGGKSATKMAQSIGLVPQMIDGRRITDAPMLDVVVMIYAGQINKHIVAQLQAKDNNAIGFSGADGNLIQSTKRNHPTIDYGFVGDVKQVNTKLLATLLEAGVVPVFCAITHDKNGQLLNTNADTIASELSIALSQVFDVTLTYCFEKQGVLQDSEDDLSVITQINETLYNKLKEEKVIHSGMIPKLDNCFNSLSRGVQKIKIGHHKMLQNSDIPHTTITL; encoded by the coding sequence ATGAACGTATCAGTAATAAAAATAGGTGGAAACATCATCGATAATCCAGTAGAATTAGAACAATTTTTAACCGATTTTTCTAAAATTGAAGGCTATAAAGTTTTAGTTCACGGCGGTGGAAAATCGGCTACAAAGATGGCGCAGAGTATTGGTTTGGTTCCGCAAATGATTGACGGACGCCGAATTACAGATGCTCCAATGCTTGACGTTGTAGTGATGATTTACGCAGGACAAATCAACAAACATATTGTGGCGCAATTGCAGGCAAAAGACAATAATGCAATTGGTTTTTCTGGAGCTGATGGAAATTTAATTCAGTCAACAAAAAGAAATCACCCAACAATTGATTACGGATTTGTAGGCGATGTAAAACAAGTCAACACCAAATTACTGGCAACTTTGTTAGAAGCAGGAGTTGTTCCTGTTTTTTGTGCGATTACACATGACAAAAACGGACAATTGTTAAACACAAATGCTGATACAATTGCGAGCGAATTATCAATTGCACTATCTCAAGTTTTTGATGTGACGCTAACCTATTGTTTTGAAAAACAAGGCGTTTTGCAGGATTCAGAAGATGATTTATCTGTAATAACCCAAATTAACGAAACATTATACAATAAGCTAAAAGAAGAAAAAGTAATCCATTCAGGAATGATTCCAAAATTGGATAACTGCTTCAATAGTTTATCAAGAGGTGTGCAGAAAATCAAAATTGGACATCATAAAATGCTTCAAAATTCAGATATTCCGCATACAACGATTACATTATAA
- a CDS encoding N-acetylornithine carbamoyltransferase, protein MNYISIKDIDSLSKWVKSAIKIKKNPLKNQSLGKNKTLGMLFFNPSLRTRLSTQKAALNLGMNVMVMNFTNEGWTLEFEDGAVMNSGASEHIKEAAEVVSQYCDIIAIRAFAGLVDKEKDYQETVISGFLKYATVPIVNMESAVRHPMQSLADAITMEEHKTKHKPKVVLSWAPHPKALPQAVANSFVEMMQMQKDMDFVITHPEGYELSPEITKDSKIEYDQDKAFENADFVYVKNWSNFNDYGKVTNSDPNWTVTAEKMALTNNGKFMHCLPVRRNVIVSDEVLDGENSIVIEQANNRTYSAQLVLQKILKKL, encoded by the coding sequence ATGAATTATATTTCAATAAAAGATATCGACTCATTATCAAAATGGGTAAAAAGTGCGATTAAAATTAAAAAGAATCCACTTAAAAATCAAAGTTTAGGAAAGAATAAAACTCTAGGAATGTTATTCTTCAACCCGAGTTTAAGAACGCGTTTGAGTACTCAAAAAGCGGCTTTAAACTTAGGAATGAACGTTATGGTAATGAATTTTACTAATGAAGGCTGGACTTTAGAATTTGAAGACGGAGCCGTTATGAATTCTGGCGCTTCAGAACATATTAAAGAAGCTGCAGAAGTAGTTTCTCAGTATTGTGATATTATCGCAATTCGTGCTTTCGCAGGTTTGGTTGACAAAGAAAAAGATTATCAGGAAACTGTAATTTCAGGATTTTTGAAGTATGCAACTGTTCCAATTGTAAATATGGAAAGTGCTGTTCGTCATCCAATGCAGTCGCTAGCAGATGCTATTACAATGGAGGAGCACAAAACGAAACACAAACCAAAAGTAGTGCTTTCATGGGCGCCGCATCCAAAAGCTTTACCTCAGGCAGTAGCTAATTCTTTCGTAGAAATGATGCAGATGCAAAAAGATATGGATTTTGTAATCACACATCCGGAAGGTTACGAACTAAGCCCGGAAATCACAAAAGACAGCAAAATTGAATACGATCAAGACAAAGCTTTTGAAAATGCTGATTTCGTTTACGTAAAAAACTGGAGTAACTTCAATGATTACGGAAAAGTAACCAACAGCGATCCAAACTGGACTGTAACGGCAGAAAAAATGGCTTTAACCAACAACGGAAAATTCATGCACTGTCTTCCAGTTCGTCGTAATGTAATTGTAAGCGATGAAGTTTTAGACGGAGAAAATTCAATCGTAATCGAACAGGCGAATAACAGAACATATTCAGCACAATTAGTTTTACAAAAGATTTTGAAGAAATTGTAA
- the proB gene encoding glutamate 5-kinase produces the protein MGKKRILLKIGSNTLTKETNHISRGKIEDLGIQIAALNDEYEFIIVSSGAIAAAKQFVKLDNQDKDVFVKQALASIGQPHLMRIYNENFKDLGLNTSQCLLSYSDFEKEQTKKNIVNTINVLVKNNYIPIINENDTVATDEIRFGDNDKLAALTAVLLNVDILIIATNTNGIYTKDSIHDEIPETIKLVNDLKSLVKEIGESKSSHGTGGMQSKIEAAAISKAANIETWIVNGLNDNFILKALKDEIPFTKII, from the coding sequence ATGGGTAAGAAACGGATTTTATTAAAAATAGGAAGCAATACTTTAACCAAAGAAACCAATCATATTTCGCGGGGAAAGATTGAAGACCTCGGAATACAGATTGCGGCTTTAAACGACGAATATGAATTTATCATAGTGAGTTCAGGAGCAATTGCAGCGGCAAAGCAGTTTGTAAAACTGGATAATCAGGATAAAGATGTTTTTGTAAAACAAGCTTTAGCTTCAATCGGACAGCCCCATTTAATGCGGATTTACAATGAAAATTTTAAGGATTTAGGATTGAATACTTCACAGTGTTTACTTTCTTATTCTGATTTTGAAAAAGAGCAAACCAAAAAGAACATTGTAAATACAATTAATGTATTAGTTAAAAACAATTACATTCCGATTATCAATGAAAATGATACCGTTGCAACAGATGAAATTCGGTTTGGGGATAATGACAAATTAGCGGCTTTAACGGCGGTTCTTTTAAATGTTGATATTCTGATAATTGCGACGAATACAAACGGAATTTATACGAAAGATTCTATTCATGATGAAATTCCAGAAACGATCAAATTGGTAAATGATTTGAAGTCGCTTGTAAAGGAAATTGGTGAATCAAAATCGTCACACGGAACTGGCGGAATGCAATCAAAAATAGAAGCAGCTGCAATTTCAAAAGCCGCAAATATCGAAACCTGGATTGTGAATGGACTGAATGATAATTTTATATTAAAGGCATTAAAAGACGAAATTCCGTTTACGAAAATAATCTAA